From the Cryptomeria japonica chromosome 2, Sugi_1.0, whole genome shotgun sequence genome, one window contains:
- the LOC131055396 gene encoding guard cell S-type anion channel SLAC1 has product MNRQNSNSIMEEMKDNGHSGRSMFLESISVEVPAARYYYALQGPELEVLKETEEFLLPLDKKWPFLLRFPNACFGMCIGLASQSSLWKALATTPSVAFLHIPPQINLVLWSIAVCTLIIVFSIYLLKSWYHWEAVKREFCHPVRVNFFFAPWVACLTLAVAVPPIVAKSVHPSVWCIFMAPLFGLELKIYGQWLFGGEKRLSKVGNPCTHLSVVGNFVGSLLAARLGWMEVAKFFWAVGLAHYLVLFVTLYQRLPTSETLPKELHPVFFLFIAAPATASWAWETIFGEFDTVSRISYSIALFLYASLVVRFNFFRGFRFSISWWAYTYPMTSASIATIRYSQQVTHPVTQGLAVLLSVIATTTVSSLFVATLLHAFVWKTLFPNDMAIAITTKQVSKHKNYDHHLNNKSKGIIRNSLDLMRTTVKAHQARLLHSKEPPVYPDIHQSPAEQEHQQGDNSPACLDSIYNL; this is encoded by the exons ATGAACAGGCAGAATTCAAACTCCATAATGGAGGAGATGAAGGATAATGGTCATTCTGGGCGTTCTATGTTTTTAGAGTCAATCAGTGTGGAAGTTCCTGCTGCAAGATACTATTATGCCTTGCAGGGACCAGAGCTTGAAGTTCTAAAG GAAACTGAAGAATTTCTACTTCCTCTGGATAAAAAATGGCCATTTCTGCTAAGATTTCCCAACGCCTGTTTTGGGATGTGCATTGGATTAGCAAGCCAGTCCTCTTTGTGGAAGGCTCTGGCTACAACTCCTTCAGTTGCATTTCTGCATATCCCACCACAGATAAACTTAGTCCTGTGGTCAATTGCAGTATGCACACTCATAATAGTCTTCTCCATCTATCTGCTGAAATCATGGTATCACTGGGAGGCTGTGAAAAGGGAGTTTTGTCATCCAGTGAGAGTGAACTTCTTCTTTGCACCATGGGTGGCCTGCTTGACCTTAGCTGTAGCAGTGCCTCCAATAGTGGCAAAGTCTGTGCATCCCTCCGTGTGGTGCATCTTCATGGCGCCATTGTTTGGCTTGGAGCTCAAAATATATGGCCAATGGCTTTTTGGAGGAGAAAAAAGGCTCTCTAAAGTAGGTAACCCATGTACACATTTATCTGTGGTGGGAAATTTTGTGGGATCTCTTTTGGCTGCTCGTTTGGGTTGGATGGAAGTGGCAAAATTCTTTTGGGCAGTTGGGCTGGCCCATTATTTAGTACTTTTTGTTACTCTGTACCAGAGATTGCCTACCAGTGAGACACTGCCAAAGGAATTGCACCCTGTGTTCTTTCTGTTTATTGCTGCCCCGGCTACTGCAAGCTGGGCCTGGGAGACTATCTTTGGAGAATTTGACACAGTCTCTCGCATTTCTTATTCAATTGCACTCTTCCTCTACGCATCTCTT GTTGTAAGATTCAATTTCTTCAGAGGCTTCAG GTTTTCAATCTCATGGTGGGCATACACATACCCAATGACCTCAGCTTCAATAGCTACAATAAGATATTCACAGCAGGTAACTCATCCTGTAACTCAAGGCCTGGCTGTACTTCTCTCAGTGATTGCCACCACTACTGTTTCCTCTCTCTTTGTTGCCACTCTTCTCCATGCCTTCGTGTGGAAAACCCTCTTCCCTAATGACATGGCCATTGCCATAACCACCAAACAAGTGTCTAAGCACAAGAACTATGATCACCACCTTAACAACAAAAGCAAAGGGATAATTCGCAACAGTCTTGATCTCATGAGAACTACTGTAAAAGCCCATCAAGCCAGACTACTGCATAGCAAAGAACCTCCAGTTTATCCTGACATCCACCAGTCTCCTGCAGAACAAGAGCACCAGCAAGGGGATAATTCTCCTGCTTGCCTTGACAGTATCTATAACTTATga